TATACATTCGGTGCGATCGCTGCGACGAACTCACTCAGCGATGTCTACAGCATGGGTGGCGTTCCGAAAACGGCGTTGAACATTACTTGTTGGCCGAAAGCAGATTTGGATTTGTCGATTCTTGGCGATATTGTTCAAGGCGGCACCGAAAAGGCGATTGAAGCGGGCGCTGCACTTGTCGGGGGTCATACGGTAGATGCGCCGGAACTGATGTATGGACTTTCGGTGACGGGTCTTGTGCATCCCGAAAAGTTTGTCAAGAACTACGGGGCGCGTCCAGGGGATGTCCTCATTCTGACCAAAAATCTCGGCATTGGTATCCTTACCACAGGACTGAAGTTTGATAAAATCAGCGATGCGGTCCTGCCACAAGTCGTTGAATCGATGACCCGACTCAATGCATCGGCATCGAAGGTGATGTTGAAGCACGGTGTGAGTGCTTGTACGGATGTTACTGGGTACGGCTTGTTGGGACACGCTTCGGAGATGGCAGCGGGAAACAATGTTCGGCTAAAGATTGACAGCGGTGCTGTTCCTTATTTCCCCGATGCCCCCGGACTCGTTGCGCAGGATACCTATACGCAAGCCTATCTTGCGAATATGGCGTTCCTTGCGGATAAGGTTACGTTCCACACGGATAACGAGGCAGTGCGTCATATCTTGATGGAGGCGGAAACATCGGGTGGTTTGCTGTTCTCGCTACCGGCTGAGAATGCTGATGCAGCGTTAGCAGAGCTCCACGCTGCTGATTGTCCAGAGGCTGCTGTTGTTGGAGAGGTCATGGCAACGGACACGGCACATATTGAGGTGTTTTAATGGTTAGTGGTTGATAGTTTTTAGTTAATGGTATAGTTTGGACACTTGTAGCATAGGAAACTGTTAGCCTGTGCATCCATATCTTCGATTTTTCTGAGGGTTCCTTACACAGGCCTAACTCACAGAAAAGTAAATTCGGATGCACCAGGGGGTAGCCCCAGCGGGGCGAAATGTTTATAGAAACGCCGTATCCGCAAGACATAAGCCCCAGCGGGGCGAAATGTGTGTAAAAACTAATTTAACCAATTCCAAAACTACTAATTGCGAAAAAAAATAAAGGATAAACTTAACAGGTTTCCCAATGCTTTAGCATTGGGTCCAACCCGCGTGTTTCGTGCGTTAGTAGCAAAAAAGATTTACTTTTAAGTCTGTTTTGTGATATGATACTCGTATCAGGTTAGCGGACATACAGAGCGTGACTGCAAAGTTACGTGTCCGCTTCCCACTCTGTAGAGGATAAACGTCTGATACCTGATAGTCTCCATGATAAAAACACACAAAATCACATTAAGACCGAATAGCGAGCAAGTTGCATGGTTTTATCAGCAATGCGGATATGCGAAGTTTGCCTACAATGCTGCATTGTTTGATTTTAAGACAGCACTTGCCTCAGACACCTTTTTATCAAACAATCGTCTTGCGAATCGATTTAATGAAAAAAAGAAATCTTTTGATTGGACGCAAGCACAAGATCAACGTGCTGCAAAATATGCTATAGATAACCTCGGACGTGCGATAGAAAACTGGGTTACCAAGCGAGCAAAATTTCCAAAGTTTAAGAAACGCGGTTGTAAACATGCCTACACGACGGACGAGCAATCTGTCAAGTTTGATAACAAACGTATCAAGCTACCTAAAATCGGTTGGATACGCACTTTTGAGCAGTTGCGATTTATCGGTAAAATCGTATCTGTCACCATCTCGAGGACAGCACACCGTTGGTTTGCGTCTGTATCGGTAGAAGTGGAGAACAGCGAAGTCGTTGATATATCAACACACCCCACGATCGGTATAGACGTAGGTATCAACACTTTAGCAACCCTTGATGATGGGACGAAATACGAGAACCCGAAACCCCTTAAGCGATATGAGCGCAAACTCAAACGCGAACAACGCAAGTTAAGCCGAAAGGTGTTCTTAAGTCAGAATTGGTATAAGCAGAAGCGGAAAGTGGAGCGTATCCATTATCGCATTGCTTGTATCCGAAAAG
The genomic region above belongs to Candidatus Poribacteria bacterium and contains:
- the selD gene encoding selenide, water dikinase SelD; translated protein: MAPGELAHILDKIPKSTDPNLLVGTETSDDAGIYRISDEFALVNTVDYFTPIVDDPYTFGAIAATNSLSDVYSMGGVPKTALNITCWPKADLDLSILGDIVQGGTEKAIEAGAALVGGHTVDAPELMYGLSVTGLVHPEKFVKNYGARPGDVLILTKNLGIGILTTGLKFDKISDAVLPQVVESMTRLNASASKVMLKHGVSACTDVTGYGLLGHASEMAAGNNVRLKIDSGAVPYFPDAPGLVAQDTYTQAYLANMAFLADKVTFHTDNEAVRHILMEAETSGGLLFSLPAENADAALAELHAADCPEAAVVGEVMATDTAHIEVF
- a CDS encoding transposase, which gives rise to MIKTHKITLRPNSEQVAWFYQQCGYAKFAYNAALFDFKTALASDTFLSNNRLANRFNEKKKSFDWTQAQDQRAAKYAIDNLGRAIENWVTKRAKFPKFKKRGCKHAYTTDEQSVKFDNKRIKLPKIGWIRTFEQLRFIGKIVSVTISRTAHRWFASVSVEVENSEVVDISTHPTIGIDVGINTLATLDDGTKYENPKPLKRYERKLKREQRKLSRKVFLSQNWYKQKRKVERIHYRIACIRKDAHHKATTAIVKCTSRIGIETLQVTNLLKNKKLARALSDAALGGFLEKLRTKAETLGIPIVQADRFFASSKNCSHCGDKKDALTLSDRQYHCSTCGTSIDRDVNAAMNLKHVAVGYTET